From one Methylomonas paludis genomic stretch:
- a CDS encoding DUF1674 domain-containing protein: MTEPLPSPPIVPVAPVPPLAANQPIAPIPEINGPAGLEPTRYGDWERKGRCLDF; the protein is encoded by the coding sequence ATGACCGAACCCCTGCCGTCCCCGCCCATTGTCCCCGTAGCACCTGTCCCGCCGTTGGCAGCAAACCAGCCAATTGCGCCTATCCCGGAAATCAACGGTCCGGCTGGTCTGGAGCCGACGCGTTACGGCGATTGGGAACGTAAAGGCCGTTGCCTGGACTTTTAA
- the sdhC gene encoding succinate dehydrogenase, cytochrome b556 subunit: MPANNRPLSPHLQVYRLPLTGLISITHRITGVLLCLGLLGIVAVLYSIAAGVAGYAAMQSLMSFWLSQLVFWGFIYALLFHICHGIRHLIWDAGKSFELLSLQRYAVYELIASLLLTVLVYSFF, encoded by the coding sequence ATGCCAGCCAATAATCGACCGCTTTCGCCGCATTTGCAAGTTTACCGTCTGCCCTTGACCGGTCTGATTTCCATTACTCACCGCATTACCGGGGTGCTGTTATGCCTGGGTTTGCTGGGCATCGTTGCCGTCCTGTACAGCATTGCTGCCGGGGTTGCCGGGTATGCCGCCATGCAGAGCTTGATGAGCTTCTGGTTAAGTCAGCTAGTATTCTGGGGCTTTATCTATGCTTTGCTGTTCCACATTTGTCACGGTATCCGCCATCTGATCTGGGATGCCGGCAAAAGCTTCGAGCTGCTCAGCTTACAGCGTTACGCGGTTTATGAACTGATAGCCTCGTTGTTACTGACCGTACTGGTTTACAGTTTTTTTTAG
- the sdhD gene encoding succinate dehydrogenase, hydrophobic membrane anchor protein: protein MVETLPHKSPLKWQKPVLHWSAQRVSAVALLPLSIWLLIFLHQAFQAGYAETLAWLSTPFNTVALLLWLIVSLYHAGLGIQVVLEDYTGGARRQQLILLSNGFFILLGVAAVVAVIFIHISPR, encoded by the coding sequence ATGGTTGAAACCTTACCGCACAAGTCACCCTTAAAGTGGCAAAAACCCGTGTTGCACTGGAGCGCCCAGCGTGTTAGCGCGGTGGCTCTGTTGCCGCTTAGCATCTGGCTGCTGATTTTTTTGCATCAAGCTTTCCAGGCCGGCTACGCAGAAACGCTGGCCTGGCTAAGCACACCGTTTAACACCGTGGCGCTGCTGTTATGGCTGATCGTCAGCCTGTATCATGCCGGATTGGGCATACAGGTGGTGCTGGAAGACTATACCGGCGGCGCGCGCAGGCAACAATTGATCCTGCTCAGCAATGGATTTTTTATTTTATTGGGTGTTGCGGCAGTCGTTGCCGTTATTTTTATCCATATTTCGCCAAGGTAA